A stretch of DNA from Brevibacterium ihuae:
GACGACGAAGCACACGACCGGCGCGGGTCCGATCCCGGCGAGCATGTTGCCGAGGAACCGCTCGTGGCCGGGGACGTCGACGAACGACACCGTCGCGCCCGAGGGCAGGGTCGTCCAGGCGTAGCCGAGGTCGATCGTCAGGCCGCGCCGCTTCTCCTCCGCCCAGCGGTCGGTCTCGATGCCGGTGAGGGCCCGCACGAGCGCCGACTTCCCGTGGTCGACGTGCCCGGCGGTGGCGACGACGAACTCGCTCACGGGGCCTCCGGCCGGGCGATCCGGGCGAGCGCCGTCCGAACGGCTGCGAGCACCCGGTCGTCCTCGGCGGGCGGGATGCAGCGGAGGTCGACGAGGCACCGGCCGTCGTGGACGCGCGAGAGCACCGCCGGGTCGCCGGTGCGCAGCGGTGCGGCCGCGGCCTCGGGCAGCGCGACGGCCCAGCCGGGCAGCGGGACGCCGGGTCCTCCGCCGCCGCCCACCCGGCCGTCGTGGGCGACGACCGCGGCGTCGAGCGCCGTCGCGAGGCGCTCGGCGCGCTCCCGCAGCGCTGCCGGGTCGGCGTGGATCGCAGCGGTGACGGGTGGTCGACCGGCGGTCACGGTCGCCTCGAGCGCGGCGAGGGTGAGCTTGTCGGCGCGCACGGCTCGGGCGAGCGGGTGGCGGGCGAGCCGGGCGACAAGGTCCGCGCGGCCGGCGATGATCCCGGCCTGCGGTCCACCGAGGAGCTTGTCGCCGCTCGCGATGACGAGGTCGGCTCCGGCGCGCAGCGCGGAGTCGAGGTCGGGCTCGTCGGGCAGCACGGGATCGGGCGCGAGGAGTCCGCTGCCGAGGTCGGCGAGGAGCGGGATGCCGGCCTCCCGGCACGGCCCGCTGAGCTCGCCGAGCGTCGCCTCCGCGGTGAATCCGGTGATGCGGAAGTTGCTCGGGTGGATCTTGAGCACGCATCCGGTGCCGGGTCCGATCGCCGCGGTGTAGTCGGCGAGGTGCGTGCGATTGGTCGTGCCGACCTCGCGCAGGTGCGCGCCGGTCGATGTGAGGAGGTCCGGCAGTCGGAAGCCCGCGCCGATCTCGATGAGCTCCCCGCGGCCGACGACGAGCTCGGCCCCGGCGGACAGAGCGGTGGCGGCGAGGACGAGGGCCGCGGCGCCGTTGTTGACGACGAGCACGTCCTCGGCGGCGGGGCAGGCGGCGAGCAGCGCGGCGCGGGCCGCGGCGCCGCGCCGGGACCGGGCGCCGGTCGCGAGGTCGAGCTCGACGTCGACGTACCCGGCGGCGTCGGCGAGGGCGGCGCGCGCGGCCGCGGACAGCGGAGCGCGGCCGAGGTTGGTGTGGACGACGATGCCGGTCGCGTTGAGCACCGGACGCAGCGACGAGCGGCTCCGGCCGGCGACGGCGGCGAGGACCTCGGATTCGACCGCGGACGGTGCGATCTCCCCGCGCCGGGCCCGATCCTGGACCGCGCGGACGAGGTCGCGGACCACTCGCGCGCTCAGCGATGCGGCCGCCGCGCGCACGGCCGGCAGGGCGAGCAGGCGGTCGGTGCGCGGGATGTCGCGGCGCGGATCGTCCACTCTCGCCTCCTCGCACCGGCCGGCGGGAGCCGACCGCGGATCTCCGGGTCCGGCGGAGGCGGACGGGAATCGAACCCGCCAGACCGAGATGCTCGGTCTCACCGGTTTTGAAGACCGGGGGGCCCACCAGGACCCGGACGCCTCCGGTGCCAACCTACCACCGGACCGCGGGCGGGAGCCGGACGCAGCGGGACCGGACCGCGGGCGGGTGCCCGACGCGAGAGGGGCCGGAGCGCGGACCGGGGCTGGACGCGGCTCCGGCGGCGCGGAAGACTGGCCGCATGGACTCCCGACCCGCTTCCGTCCCCGAACCGAGCTCCGCGGCGCCGTCCGGCATCCGCCTCACCGGCATGGCCCACGGCGGGGGGTGCGCGTGCAAGATCCCCCCGGGCGAGCTCGAGGACGCGGTCGCCGCGCTCGCCGGGCAGCGGTCCGACGAGGTCATCGTCGGCCTCGACGACGGCGACGACGCCGCCGCGGTCCGGGTCCGTCCGGACCTCGCGGTGCTGTCCACCGCGGACTTCTTCACCCCCGTCGTCGACGACGCCTACGACTGGGGCCGGATCGCCGCGGCGAACGCGCTCTCGGACATCTATGCGATGGGGGGCGAGCCGACGGTCGCGATCAACCTCGTCGGCTGGCCGCGCGACGTGCTGCCCATGGAGCTCCTCACCGAGGTGCTCCGCGGCGGACTGGCGATCGGCGAGCAGGCGGGCTGCCCGGTGATCGGCGGGCACTCGGTCGACGACCCGGAGCCGAAGTACGGGATGGCGGTGACAGGGACCGCCCACCCGGACCGGCTGCTCCGCAACGACGCCGCCGCGGCCGGCCTGCCGCTCACGCTGACGAAGCCGATCGGCCTCGGGATCCTCAACAACCGCCACAAAACCACCGGTGAGGTGTTCGACGAGGCGGTCGCGACGATGACCGCGCTCAACCGGGACGCCTCCCGGGCCGCGCTCGCCGCGGGCGCCCGGGCGGCGACCGACGTCACCGGCTTCGGGCTGCTCGGCCACCTGTTCAAGATGTGCCGGGCCTCCGGGGTGGGCGCCGTCCTCGACTCCGCGGCGGTGCCGGTGCTCGACGGGGCGCGGGAGTCGCTGGCCGACGGGTTCGTGTCCGGCGGCACCCGTCGCAATCTCGACTGGGTGCGCCCCCACCTCGCGGCGGACCCCGGGATCGGGGAGGACGTCCTGCTCCTCCTCGCCGATGCGCAGACCTCGGGCGGGCTGCTCGTCGTCGGCGAGGTGCCGGGCCACCCGGTCATCGGCGAGATCGTCGCCGGCACCGGGGTCCGGATCCGCTGACCTGCCGCACGGGCCCGGCCCGTCCGGGTCAGCCCGCCGTCGTGATCGAGTCGTGCGTGATGCCGGCCGCGCGGCGGGCGGCGAGGCGGGCCTTCTGCGGCTCGATGACGTGACGGGGGTCCTTCGTCGACTCGATGCCCGCCTCGAGCACCCCGAACCGGGTGAGCGCCGAGGCGCCGAGCAGCGCGGCCCCGGACACCGCCGCCGCGATCCGGTTCGATCCCCCGAGCACGGTGCCGCATGCCCCGGCGACCGCGAGGCGCTCCGCCCAGCGCAGCTTCCGCCCGGCGGGCCCGTGCTCGAGCGGCTCCGCCTCAGCCGGGTGGACCGTGCGCTCGAGGACGCGCATCGCGAGGATCTCCCCGGTGACGCCGAGCACGGCGAGCACCCGGGCCGGCCGCGTCTGCGCGGTCGGAGTCGTCACCATCGCCATCCCGCCGGCGGCGAGGCCGGCGGATCCGGCGAACACGAAGGGCAGGGTCCGCCGGGCGGCGTTCCACGTCGGCACCGAGGTGTCGGACAGGAGGACCGCGGTGTACACGGCGAGCGGCGCGCCGAGCAGTCCCGCGCCCGCGCCGGCGGGCGCCTCGACGGCGCGCAGCGCGGCCCGGAGCGGTCCGAGCGGCAGACGCCGACCGGTGAGCCGGTCGACCTCCGCGGCGGCCGCGAGACCGGCCCCGGTGCTGAAGGCCCCGAGCAGCCAGGAGCCGAGGCTCATCGGCGAGGTGATCTTCACCGTCCGCATCATGTGGAGGAAGCGCTCGGGCCGGCCGAGGTCGGCGACGAGGAACACCACCCCGACGCCGGCTGCGCCGAGCGCGGTGAGCCGGGTGCTCCGCCGCAGGGAATCCCGGCCGGTGACCTGGGCGCCGAGGCCGAGCAGCGCCGATCCCCCGGCGAGCCCGCCGAGGAACAGGTAGGCGGCGATCTCGTGCCCCCACGGCGGCGGCTTGACGATCGGCCGGCCGTAGTACGAGGTGAACTCGACGTCCTCGACGACCGGCATCTCCCGCGAGCCGTCGTTCGCACCCGCTCCGCCGCGACGGCGACCCCGGCCGATCCCGACCCGGGCGGCGCGGAGAACGGAGCGGCGCCGCCGGCGGGTCTCCGGCGGGCGGTAGCTGTCGAACTCGGAGAGGGTCATGAGCGTCCTCCGAGGAAGGCGAGGGCGGTCGCGGCGAGCATCCCGGCCGCCGCGATCCCGGCGGTCGCGAACATCTGCGGCAGGTCCTTCGTGGGAGCCCGCGGGTCCGGCGGCAGGCCGTAGACCTCGGGCTCGTCGAGGAGGAGGAACACCGACCCGGTGCCGCCCACGCCGTCGTCGGGGTTCGCGCCGTAGAGCCGGGCCTCGGTCATCCCCTGCGCGTGGAGGGCGCGCACGCGCTCCTGGGCAGCATCGACCATGTCCGTCCGGTCCCCGAACCTGATCGAGGTGGTCGGGCAGGTCTTCGCGCAGGCGGGGGTGAGCCCGTCGACGAGCCGGTCGTAGCACAGCGTGCACTTGTTCGCCGTCCCGGCGTGGGGGACGTCCTGTGCGCGGCGCGCCCGGCCCTCGCGGTCGGTCTTCGGGCTCACCGTGCCGTCGTCGCGGCGTTCGATGACCCCGAACGGGCAGCCGGCGACGCACGTGCCGCAGCCGTTGCAGATGTCGGCCTGGACGACGACGGTGCCGAACTCGGTGCGGAACAGCGCCCCGGTGGGGCACACGTCGAGGCAGCCCGCGTGCGTGCAGTGCTTGCACACGTCTGAGGACATGAGCCACCGGAACTGCGGAGTGTCCGGCGGCGCGGTGTCGACCGTCGCGGACCCGACCGCTCCCGCGCCCGGACCGGTGGGGTCGGCGGTCGACACGGTGCCGTCGGCGAGCCCGCCGAGCACATCGACCGGACCCGAGTCGCCCGCAGCCCCCGGTCCCGCAGCACCCGGAGCAGCGCCCGGCGCAGTGCGTGCGGCGGGCGGACCCACCTGCGGCATCCCGAGCGGGACGAGCCGGCGGCCGGACTCGCGTGCACGGTCGATCTGCTCGCGATCCTGTTCGATGAAGGCGACGTGCCGCCACGTGTTGGCGCCGAGCCCGCCGGT
This window harbors:
- the selA gene encoding L-seryl-tRNA(Sec) selenium transferase, with product MDDPRRDIPRTDRLLALPAVRAAAASLSARVVRDLVRAVQDRARRGEIAPSAVESEVLAAVAGRSRSSLRPVLNATGIVVHTNLGRAPLSAAARAALADAAGYVDVELDLATGARSRRGAAARAALLAACPAAEDVLVVNNGAAALVLAATALSAGAELVVGRGELIEIGAGFRLPDLLTSTGAHLREVGTTNRTHLADYTAAIGPGTGCVLKIHPSNFRITGFTAEATLGELSGPCREAGIPLLADLGSGLLAPDPVLPDEPDLDSALRAGADLVIASGDKLLGGPQAGIIAGRADLVARLARHPLARAVRADKLTLAALEATVTAGRPPVTAAIHADPAALRERAERLATALDAAVVAHDGRVGGGGGPGVPLPGWAVALPEAAAAPLRTGDPAVLSRVHDGRCLVDLRCIPPAEDDRVLAAVRTALARIARPEAP
- the selD gene encoding selenide, water dikinase SelD, giving the protein MDSRPASVPEPSSAAPSGIRLTGMAHGGGCACKIPPGELEDAVAALAGQRSDEVIVGLDDGDDAAAVRVRPDLAVLSTADFFTPVVDDAYDWGRIAAANALSDIYAMGGEPTVAINLVGWPRDVLPMELLTEVLRGGLAIGEQAGCPVIGGHSVDDPEPKYGMAVTGTAHPDRLLRNDAAAAGLPLTLTKPIGLGILNNRHKTTGEVFDEAVATMTALNRDASRAALAAGARAATDVTGFGLLGHLFKMCRASGVGAVLDSAAVPVLDGARESLADGFVSGGTRRNLDWVRPHLAADPGIGEDVLLLLADAQTSGGLLVVGEVPGHPVIGEIVAGTGVRIR
- the nrfD gene encoding NrfD/PsrC family molybdoenzyme membrane anchor subunit encodes the protein MTLSEFDSYRPPETRRRRRSVLRAARVGIGRGRRRGGAGANDGSREMPVVEDVEFTSYYGRPIVKPPPWGHEIAAYLFLGGLAGGSALLGLGAQVTGRDSLRRSTRLTALGAAGVGVVFLVADLGRPERFLHMMRTVKITSPMSLGSWLLGAFSTGAGLAAAAEVDRLTGRRLPLGPLRAALRAVEAPAGAGAGLLGAPLAVYTAVLLSDTSVPTWNAARRTLPFVFAGSAGLAAGGMAMVTTPTAQTRPARVLAVLGVTGEILAMRVLERTVHPAEAEPLEHGPAGRKLRWAERLAVAGACGTVLGGSNRIAAAVSGAALLGASALTRFGVLEAGIESTKDPRHVIEPQKARLAARRAAGITHDSITTAG
- a CDS encoding 4Fe-4S dicluster domain-containing protein, coding for MTTEHARKGFFTDTSICIGCKACEVACKEWNRNPTDGDFEILGSSYDNTGGLGANTWRHVAFIEQDREQIDRARESGRRLVPLGMPQVGPPAARTAPGAAPGAAGPGAAGDSGPVDVLGGLADGTVSTADPTGPGAGAVGSATVDTAPPDTPQFRWLMSSDVCKHCTHAGCLDVCPTGALFRTEFGTVVVQADICNGCGTCVAGCPFGVIERRDDGTVSPKTDREGRARRAQDVPHAGTANKCTLCYDRLVDGLTPACAKTCPTTSIRFGDRTDMVDAAQERVRALHAQGMTEARLYGANPDDGVGGTGSVFLLLDEPEVYGLPPDPRAPTKDLPQMFATAGIAAAGMLAATALAFLGGRS